A genome region from bacterium includes the following:
- a CDS encoding DUF364 domain-containing protein, with protein MIKTGEIASRLDKYLASAGEDLRVEEVRIGLGYVGVRIEGERRIGLAAVLRSELSPCCSVLAEAGHLAGLSVSVLLSRLVEGKNPLEKALGLATANALIAPGPPLMTSSPDDEENDAIGLINLTPQDKVAMIGLFSPLVSRIEKSGAALSIIERNETMRGVPLVHLPEDQETEIRRKILQECTVAIITATSILNDTLEEVLNGLGTPRHVLILGPSTPLCAEVFRGTPVTHLGGSAVLDEGKVMQIVSEGGGTRQLRPFLRFVNVAVRG; from the coding sequence ATGATCAAAACGGGAGAAATAGCCAGTCGGCTTGATAAGTACCTCGCAAGTGCAGGAGAGGACCTGCGGGTCGAAGAGGTCAGAATAGGGCTCGGCTACGTGGGGGTAAGGATCGAGGGCGAGCGGCGGATAGGGCTGGCCGCTGTACTTCGGAGTGAGCTGTCGCCCTGCTGTTCAGTCCTTGCTGAAGCCGGACACCTGGCCGGGCTTTCGGTATCTGTCCTGTTAAGTCGCCTGGTCGAAGGGAAAAATCCCCTGGAAAAAGCCCTGGGACTGGCCACAGCCAATGCCCTCATCGCTCCGGGGCCGCCTCTCATGACATCCTCTCCTGACGATGAGGAGAATGACGCCATTGGGCTGATCAATCTGACCCCGCAGGACAAGGTGGCCATGATCGGCCTTTTCTCCCCCCTGGTTTCGCGGATTGAGAAGAGCGGAGCCGCCCTGTCCATCATCGAGCGGAACGAGACGATGCGGGGTGTGCCATTGGTCCATCTGCCCGAAGATCAGGAAACGGAAATCAGGAGGAAGATATTGCAGGAGTGCACGGTGGCCATTATTACGGCAACCTCCATTTTAAATGACACCCTGGAAGAAGTGCTGAACGGGCTGGGCACCCCCCGGCACGTACTTATCCTTGGACCCTCAACTCCCCTGTGTGCCGAAGTGTTTCGGGGAACCCCGGTGACTCACCTTGGAGGCTCGGCTGTTCTCGATGAGGGTAAAGTGATGCAGATTGTCTCCGAAGGAGGAGGAACCCGGCAGCTTCGCCCGTTCCTGCGGTTCGTCAATGTGGCGGTGAGAGGGTGA